The following are encoded in a window of Nitrospinota bacterium genomic DNA:
- a CDS encoding GAF domain-containing protein: MANKKTFEELNRALRLTNEVNELILRIPEEKLLLNEICRLIVDIGGYRLAWVGLKRHDDEKSVPPAAVSGIAKEYVDTIKVSWDSEHALGQGPTGSAIRSGHTVTTHVSDKLFSPWRESALKHGINVIAALPMHLDDEVIGALNIYSANHDAFSDDELILLERMADNLAYGLRNLKAAAELKKLHIAIKYLNQPLFITDTAGKIEYVNKAFAELTGYAEGEAIGQTPAILKSESHPPEFYKAMWDTLLKGKGWRGKIVNRMKNGQLREEFLAITPLNGEDGKIISFACIITDIAR, encoded by the coding sequence ATGGCCAATAAAAAGACTTTTGAAGAGTTGAACCGCGCGCTACGGTTGACGAACGAGGTCAACGAGCTCATTCTGCGCATACCCGAAGAGAAGCTGCTGCTCAACGAGATTTGCCGCCTCATAGTGGATATTGGCGGCTACCGGCTTGCATGGGTGGGGTTAAAGAGGCACGACGATGAGAAGAGTGTGCCGCCCGCCGCCGTCTCAGGCATCGCGAAAGAATATGTCGACACCATAAAGGTGTCGTGGGACTCTGAACATGCCCTCGGGCAGGGGCCGACCGGGAGCGCCATCCGGAGCGGCCACACCGTCACCACGCACGTCAGCGACAAATTATTTTCTCCGTGGCGCGAAAGCGCGCTGAAGCACGGCATCAACGTCATCGCCGCCCTGCCGATGCATCTGGATGACGAGGTCATCGGCGCGTTGAACATCTATTCCGCGAACCACGACGCATTCAGCGACGACGAGCTGATCCTGCTGGAGCGGATGGCGGACAACCTCGCCTACGGCTTGCGGAACCTCAAGGCCGCGGCGGAACTGAAGAAGCTTCATATCGCCATCAAATATCTGAACCAGCCGCTGTTTATCACCGATACCGCGGGAAAGATTGAATATGTGAACAAAGCGTTCGCCGAACTCACCGGCTACGCCGAGGGGGAGGCCATCGGCCAGACCCCCGCAATCCTCAAGAGTGAAAGTCACCCGCCCGAATTTTATAAAGCGATGTGGGATACCCTTCTCAAAGGGAAGGGGTGGAGAGGGAAGATTGTCAACCGGATGAAAAACGGTCAACTGCGCGAAGAGTTTTTGGCAATCACCCCGCTCAACGGCGAGGACGGTAAAATTATCAGCTTCGCGTGTATCATCACCGATATCGCCCGATAA